The proteins below are encoded in one region of Deltaproteobacteria bacterium RIFCSPHIGHO2_02_FULL_44_16:
- a CDS encoding 30S ribosomal protein S11 produces the protein MSTEIEKKPATTRKPKKKARKSVPHGVVYIRSSFNNTIVTVTDPVGNTLSWASSGERGFKGSRKGTPFAAQLAAEEAVRRAMEHGIRSVKVIVSGPGAGRESAVRILSKTGVKVTSIRDMTPIPHNGCRPPKKRRV, from the coding sequence ATGAGTACAGAAATTGAGAAAAAACCGGCAACAACACGAAAACCGAAAAAGAAAGCGCGCAAAAGCGTTCCTCATGGAGTGGTGTATATTCGTTCATCCTTTAACAATACTATCGTTACCGTGACGGATCCTGTGGGCAATACGCTCTCATGGGCATCATCAGGTGAGCGAGGATTTAAAGGATCGCGTAAGGGAACACCTTTTGCGGCACAACTTGCAGCAGAAGAAGCAGTGCGTCGCGCAATGGAACATGGTATTCGTTCAGTAAAAGTTATTGTCTCCGGACCAGGAGCTGGTCGTGAATCAGCGGTCCGGATTCTTTCAAAAACCGGGGTGAAGGTGACCTCCATTCGAGATATGACTCCCATACCTCATAATGGGTGTCGTCCCCCCAAGAAACGTCGTGTGTAA
- a CDS encoding 30S ribosomal protein S4, whose amino-acid sequence MARCQESVCLKCRREGQKLFLKGDRCFSEKCAFERRAYAPGQHGQRRRKKLSDYGTQLREKQRAKEIYGVLERQFRGYYQKAVQMKGVTGENLLQLLERRLDNMVYRLGFSTSRRQARQLIGHRHFMVNGKVVDIASYLVEEGDAIAVRDNSKQVRSIVESVEAVERRGVPEWLTLDKNTMTGKIVTYPMRNQIGSELQEHLIVELYSK is encoded by the coding sequence ATGGCAAGATGTCAAGAATCAGTTTGTTTAAAATGTCGTCGAGAAGGTCAAAAGCTTTTTCTGAAAGGAGATCGTTGCTTTTCGGAAAAATGCGCTTTTGAGCGTCGTGCGTATGCACCTGGTCAACACGGACAACGTCGACGCAAAAAACTTTCCGATTACGGAACCCAACTTCGTGAAAAACAACGCGCGAAAGAGATCTATGGAGTTTTGGAACGACAATTTCGTGGCTATTATCAAAAAGCTGTTCAAATGAAAGGGGTCACGGGAGAAAATCTTCTTCAACTTTTGGAACGACGACTTGATAATATGGTTTATCGTCTCGGTTTTTCAACATCACGTCGACAAGCGCGTCAACTCATTGGTCATCGTCATTTTATGGTCAATGGCAAGGTTGTTGATATTGCCTCTTACTTGGTAGAAGAGGGTGATGCGATTGCGGTTCGGGATAACAGTAAACAAGTTCGTTCTATTGTTGAATCTGTGGAAGCTGTTGAGCGACGTGGTGTTCCTGAATGGTTAACGCTTGATAAAAATACGATGACCGGAAAAATAGTGACGTATCCGATGCGAAATCAAATAGGGTCTGAGTTGCAAGAACACTTAATTGTTGAACTTTATTCAAAGTAA
- a CDS encoding DNA-directed RNA polymerase subunit alpha produces MYRNWRSLIRPRRLEFESSELTPTYGKFVARPLERGFGITLGNSLRRILLSSLQGAALTSARFDGVLHEFSTIPGVTEDITDILLNLKQVKLKLNEGESDVLKVDIRGEREVKAGDLMSSGKIEILNPDLHIATLGPEGKLKGEFVVKLGKGYTPAERNKDQADPVGAIALDSIFAPVTRCNYHVTNARVAQRTDYDKLTFEIWTNGSVKPEEAIAYAAKILKEQLQVFINFDETPEPLEEERRISSYDGKPKLNENLYRRVDELELSVRSANCLQNAKIRYIGELCQKSEAEMLKTKNFGRKSLNEIKEILTDMGLALGMKLDGFDLAEAEKFRPKEIE; encoded by the coding sequence ATGTATCGAAATTGGAGATCACTTATTCGTCCACGACGACTTGAGTTTGAGTCGTCAGAATTGACACCCACTTATGGAAAATTTGTAGCTCGACCACTTGAGCGCGGATTTGGGATTACGCTCGGAAATTCTCTTCGACGTATTCTTCTCTCATCTCTTCAAGGGGCTGCGCTGACCTCAGCTCGATTTGATGGTGTGTTGCATGAGTTTTCAACCATTCCGGGCGTGACGGAAGATATCACCGATATTCTCCTCAACCTCAAACAAGTGAAGCTCAAACTTAATGAGGGAGAGTCAGATGTATTAAAAGTTGACATTCGAGGAGAACGAGAAGTGAAAGCAGGAGATCTTATGAGCTCCGGAAAAATTGAAATTCTTAATCCAGATTTGCACATTGCAACCCTTGGGCCTGAAGGGAAACTGAAGGGTGAGTTTGTGGTGAAGCTTGGCAAAGGATATACTCCTGCTGAACGTAATAAAGACCAAGCTGATCCCGTTGGTGCGATTGCGCTCGATTCTATTTTTGCGCCCGTTACGCGATGTAATTACCATGTTACGAATGCCCGTGTTGCTCAACGCACAGACTATGACAAACTTACCTTCGAAATATGGACAAATGGATCAGTGAAACCAGAAGAGGCGATTGCCTATGCTGCGAAAATTTTAAAAGAACAGCTTCAAGTGTTTATTAACTTTGATGAAACGCCAGAGCCGCTTGAGGAAGAGCGCCGCATCTCGTCTTATGATGGCAAACCGAAACTCAATGAAAATCTCTATCGTCGTGTTGATGAGCTCGAGCTTTCTGTTCGTTCTGCAAACTGTCTGCAGAATGCAAAAATTCGTTATATTGGCGAACTGTGCCAAAAATCTGAAGCCGAAATGTTAAAGACCAAAAATTTTGGACGCAAATCTCTCAATGAAATTAAAGAAATTCTAACCGACATGGGACTTGCTCTCGGAATGAAGCTTGACGGTTTCGATCTTGCAGAAGCTGAGAAATTTCGTCCTAAGGAGATTGAGTAA